agagagagagagtgtgagagagagagtgtgagagagagagagagagagagtgtgtgtgtgagagagcgagagagagagagagtgtgtgagcataAATCATGCAGCATCTTTTTATTACAAGCCATTGGACAATATATAAATTATACAAATACGATGATTGTATGTATCAAGTTATTTTCCAGTTACATTTTTTATAAAGTACTTACCTTGCAATGGTTTTAGAGTCttgtgattttaaccctactcgctcagcagaaacgtgGCTGTTAGTTAAAATCACCCCTGGGCTCTGACCTGTCCGAAAGCTGACACGATTCCAATACCTGCAAATTTAACCTgcgctcctgagcaggcagcacggACAGACGCCCAGAGCCAACAGAGTCCTTCTTTACATGTGCATGTCACGGCCCGATGACATcactgagacccgactgtaattttaactcgggcccaAGCGGGGTATctgcctggagttaaaattggggccacaTCCCTTAGTTTGCATTATACGTTGAGATTTTGGTAAGTAAGGTACAATATGAGGTGCTCTGCGTGACCTCCTAGCAGTCCCGATAGCCCGGTTTTGCCGATGTTTCTGTGGGGTAATATCCAATATCTCAGGCAAGTGGCCGCTCTTCATATATGAGCCATAAAAAATGTTAAAATCGCATTACCAACAACCGTCATTTAACTTAATCGTCCCCGACATACCCGCTCATATTTCTAAATGTCattgcataaaaacataagaattaagagcaggagtaggccctacagcccctcaagcctgctctgatatttaataagatcatgacctcaactccactttcccgcccgaccccGGGTAAGAACTTGATGGAAGGAGTGATTGAGCTTTGACATTGAGAAGGAGCTGGGGTAACAGGCAGTTGACCCATGAACCCAGCTCAAGGACAGTGTTGACATGAAGCCAGCTGAACTTGCACCAAGCCcgggtcctaactctcaccaagtgccgctcacccatcaccccctgtgctcgctgacctacattggctcccggttaagcaacgcctcgatttcaaaattctcacccttgttttcccaTCTCtcaatggccctcgccccctccctatctctgtaatctcctccagccccacaaccccccgagatgtctgtgctctaattctgccctcttaagcatccccgattataaccaTTCAATCATCcgtggccttgtcttctgttgcctgggccccaagctgtggaactccctgcctaaacctctccgcctctctacctttctttcctccttcaagatgctccttaaaaccgacctctttgaccaagcttttggtcacctgcactaatttctccttgtgtcaaattttgtttgataattgctcctgtgaagcaccttgggacgttttgctgcgTTAAAGGCACGACACGAATTGAcgttgctgccacgtttcccacattacaacagcaaatacacttcaaaacgacttcattggttgtaaagcgctttgggacatcctgagatgatAAAagttgctaaataaatgcaagtcagtcttttgtTCTTCTGACTGTGTGTCTATTGATCTAGCACGCTCACACTATCGGGTACAGTGACCCCTCCCAGTTAGTTCAGCCTAATAACTTCACAAGCACTCGCTTGattcacaggagcaggaggaggccattcagtcccagcGAACCTGTACCACTATTCAGTTAGATCTGGGGTAACGCCATTGAGAGATTACCAGATTCAGAGAACACAGGTTATTAGAGCGGGATAAAAACAAGCGGAAAGTGCAAATTATAACGCTGATTTTGTTTCCCTAATTCTGAGGTGCCCTCAAGTCACTGGGCTCGACCTATGCTTTGTATTCGCATTgacactacaacaacttgcatttatatagcgcctttaatgtagtaaaacgtcccaaggtgctttacgggaatgtagtaaaatgtcccaaggcgcttcacgggagtgtggTTAACACGTCCCAATACGCTTCACGACAGTgtggtaaaatgtcctaaggcactttTCGGGagtgtggtaaaatgtcccaatacgcttcacaacagtgtggtaaaacgtcccacggcgcttcacggcagtgtggtaaaacgtcccaataCGCTTCACGACCCGCGGAGCAGCAAAAAGTGACGGATCAAATGCTGTGAGATGTTGCATTTCTCATATAAAAACAAACTCCGCGCTGCAGCCCGTTATTGTTTCTGCTATAACTCCAGTGTGGTGGTTGAATTTTGAACCGTGGCCTTTTCCCGCACCACGTGGAAGAAATGGCCGTCGAGGTGGCGAAAGTCCACGGCGAAGAGGGCGAAGAGGGCGAGGAGCACCATCCCGGCCACCCACTCGCAGATCGCCGCCGCCGTTCTCCGCTTCAAGGCGTGCAGCAGCACCACTGGGGCAAGCGTCAAGGAATCAGCATGGCCAGATGTTGGTTTTAATCTCCGGACAACTGTGTGCGGGATGGGGCACTTTCCTCTGGTCCCCTGACCCGTGTTAGGGTGAGTATTcccccaagtgctgcctcccctctAGTACCTCCTTCAGCTGGCTggccatggaatcatagaatcacagaaatttacagcacggaaggaggccatttcggcccagcgtgtccgcgccggccgaccaagagctacccggcctaatcccaccttccagctctcggtccgtagccctgtaggttactgcgcttcagttgcacatccaggtactttttaaatgtggtgagggtttctgcctctaccaccctttcaggcagtgagttccagacccccaccaccctctgggtgaagaaatttcccctcaaatcccctctaaaccttctaccaattactttaaatctatgccccttggttgttgacctctgtgctaagggaaataggtccttcctacccaatctatctagacccctcataattttatgcacctcaataaggtctcccctcagcctcctctgttccaaagaaaacaaacccagcctatccaatctttcctcttggcTGAAActctccaggcaacatcttcgtgaatcccttctgtaccctctctagtgcgatcacatctgtcctgtaatgtggtgaccagaactgcacgcagtactcaagctgcggcctaactagtgtttcataccaTGTGGGAACCAAGATGGCGTCAGCAGTCTTGGTTGACTAAATGAGGtaggggtcgggagggggggggaggtcattGCATGACCCTTCACCCCTTAGTTGTCCAAACACCtgtactttccagcaggggtcaatacAGAACCATTGGCAGTCGGAACAATAGTtcaatccacccccccccctcctcctcctccccctgcttcTCTTTCCCCTATCTAGCCCCTATCAGAAACCAGCTTCAGCAAGATCCCCAAGTGACTGAGAGTGGCTAACAGTGCAAGGGTCAAATTTGTAATCTTCCTGTTCTGTACGGCTCAGAGTAACAAGATTGATCAGGGTTGTGGTTCTTTACTccagaacagagaaggctgagggaaggGGGTGGACCTGATTGGGGTCTTTAAGGTTATGAAAGGGTTTCACAGGgcagatgtttccacttgtcggggagacccAAAATAGCGGCCgtaaataaaagatagtcactaaataaatccaatggggaattcaggagcaacattattacccagagagaggtgggaatgtggaactcactaccacagggagtggttgaggcgaatagtgtcgatgcatttaaAGAGGAAACTAgacaaacacacgagggagaaggtTGAGACGATGAGTGTTGGGGCGAGGAAGGCgagaagcataaacaccagcacagaccagttgggcctgtTCCTGGGCTGTAAATGCTGTGTGACACattgtgggggagaaattcggtgggATAGCGCTCCCCCGCGAGGAGCGCCGCTCAGCAACGTCAGTGTGCAGTTACCGGAGTATCGCCGGGAGCGTACAAccccggtatcgacacggaagCAAACTTGGGtttgctcgcccccccccccccccccccctgccagtgaccccgccagagaaagcctgGCGAGCAGAGCTGTCTCAGGGCGCTACAGGAACGCAGGACTGCATCAGGTAAGTGAGATTGAtggtttttggaaaaaaaattttttcgcgatttaactttatttaggTTGGGTAATGTACAGGAATGTTTCttgttaatttttttttgcagGAAGGCCTCTCTTAGGGTGTGACGAAGTTGGCACTTTAGCACGGGATTTTCAGTTACGCCCCAAGGGAAGTGTGGAATGTTTTCCCCCAGTGCTCCGCTCTCGGGGCGCTGAAACTGAATGTCACTGGGCCTGGCGCTAAAAAGCTTCCGCCGCTAAATTTAGCGCCTGGACGATATTAGCGTCTTAGGGGCACTCCGACTGATTTCTAGCCCCCAGGGTGTCTGCCCGTTCAGTCCTCAATGGAATTTCCATTGGAGCTTTGAGATAATGGGCTGAGAGGACAAAGAGTCACTACTGCTGCCCCAACTGAACGCAGTGAACTCAAGGCCAGGAACAGAGCCTGGGACCTTGTGATCCAACGTCACAACACCTGGTGCATTTAACCACAGCTACTGGGGGAGCTTTTTGTTCCAATTGGATCACATCCGCCTGAGAAGAAATGTCTGTCTGACCCACTCCTCGTACCATGAGGCCGTCATTACCCCTCCTACCCCGGGGTTCGATTCGGAGCACACATAACTCAGTGGCGTCCTCTTCCTGCTCATTGATAAAGGGGTCGAACGATTGCCTCACGGCTAAAGGATACGCAGGACGAGGCAGACCGTGCAGACAAGGCAGCAGATGATCCGTGCCGGGCCGATTAACCTCCCTCCATGCCTCGGTTTGACCTTGTAGGTCAGTCCCACCTGAAGCCAGAAGTAGAGAGTCCCAATAAAGAACGAGAGAAAGGCTCCCACCAGGTGTACGTGAATCTGGTTGACCGTCTGTGGAGAAAGTAAATGTAGGTTAGTTCTTCTGGTGGAGTTGGTGcgttttattttcctagctcccacTGCAATGAGTTGAATTACTTTAAGTAACGTTACGTGACCAGCCAATCGATAACAATATCCATTAATGAGTAACTAGAAGCATCCAGAACTTAATTATTGTttttattcattcgtgggatgtggacatcactggcaaggccatcatttattgcccatccctaattgcccacgaGAAAGTGGCGCGCTGCCTTctggaggttcttgtgcatgaaacgtgCAAAAAGTTAacgtacaggtacagcaagtaatcaggaaggcaaatcgaatgttgacctttattgcaaggaggatggagtataaaagtagagaagtcctgctccaactgtacagggtattggtaagaccacacctggagtactacatacaattttggtcttcttatttaaggagggtatatttgcattggaggtagttcagagaaggttcactgagttgattcctgagatgagggggttgacttatgaaaggttgggcaggttgggcctctactcattggagtttagaagaatgagaagcgatcttgttgaaacatataagatactgagggggcttgacagggtagatgcagagaggatgtttcccctcgtgggggaatctagaactagggacatagtttcagaataaggggtcgcccatttaagatggagatgaggaggaatttcttctctgagggtcctgAATCcgtggaagtctctgccccagagagatgtggaggcagggtcattgaatatatttaaggtggagaacgacagatttttgaatgataagagagtcaagggttatggggaacgagcggggaagtggagttgaggccaagatcagatcagccatgatattgaatgacgaagaaggctcgaggggccaaatggccgactcctgctcctatttcttatgttcttatgttcaaataaatggcttgcaaggccatttgagaaagaggagttgcagtaggccatttgacccctcgagcctgctccgccattcaataatatcatggctgatcttctacctcaacaccaccttcccgcactatccccgcaTCGTTTAATTTCCTTCGTTCCCAAAAATTTCAGTTAAGAGTcgtccacattgctgtgggtctggagtcacctataagccagaccgggtaagggcggcagatttccttccctaaagaacatgagTGAAGCAGATGGGCTTTtacgataatccggtagtttcatggtgaccactgatactagctttttttccagatttattgtactgaatttaaattccccagctgccgtggtgggaattTAACTTTTGTCTCCGTGATGGAAAGCACGAAACAGGACAAGAGATAAAGGTCCACGGAAAGGAGGAAGTGATAGAAAGAATGAGGTTaggaaatataaattaaagggtacaatcctgaagggagtgcacgaacagagagacctgggggtatgtgtgcataaatcgcagAAGGTGGCGGGGCAGGTTGAGAATGCGGTTT
The DNA window shown above is from Pristiophorus japonicus isolate sPriJap1 chromosome 19, sPriJap1.hap1, whole genome shotgun sequence and carries:
- the tmem150b gene encoding modulator of macroautophagy TMEM150B; protein product: MKRKRPGRMRAWALLPILLAVTAAGGFWGVYGMALVNGAVNITIEFPYISICGAEPPQSCIFGQIMNIGAFLVTWVCVIRYQQVIDYGYQSTLNIVSLVAGCLTAVGGSLVGNFQTVNQIHVHLVGAFLSFFIGTLYFWLQVGLTYKVKPRHGGRLIGPARIICCLVCTVCLVLLVLLHALKRRTAAAICEWVAGMVLLALFALFAVDFRHLDGHFFHVVREKATVQNSTTTLEL